TTTTTTAATGGTGAAGAATCTATCAGGTAATCAGGTAATCTGATGTGTCTTAGATTAGCAAATAAATCAAATTCCTTTCGTAATCCCAGCAATGCTGTTCTTTCAGCACCTTTCCATTTGGGCAGATTTTGTTCATTAACCGGTCCACCAACCGCACCAAAAAGTATCGCATCCGACTGCCTACAAACTTCTAAAGTTTCTTCAGGTAAATGATGCTTATACTTATCCCAGGCAGAACCACCTACCAGTCCATATTTTAAGTTTATCTTTAAATTATATTTATTACTGATTGTATTAATTACTTTTACTGCTTCATTTACAATCTCAGGACCAATTCCATCTCCTGGTAAAACCGCTATTTTATATTCCATCTCTAAAATTTACCCCCTTTTGATATATAACTCATTAACCCACCGGATTCAATTATTTCAAGGGCAAATTTTGGTAAAGGTTGAAATCTTAAAACTTGCTCTGTTGTTTTAATTTTTAGTTCTCCTTCCTTTAAATTCAGCTCAATTATATCTCCATCATTTATATATTTTGATGCATTTTTACATTCAATAGCTAAAAATCCATTATTTATGCAATTCCTGTAAAATATTCTCGCGAATGATTCACAGACAATAGCTTTTATACCAGCACCTCTTAGTGCCCATACAGCGTGTTCTCGAGAGCTACCACAACCGAAATTTTCACCAGCAACCAATATACTCCCCCATTTAGTCTTTTCTTTGAAATTCAAATCAAGGTCCTCCATTGCATGCAAAGCAAGTTCTTCTTGTCTGTCTGTATTTAAATACCTTGCAGGAATAATCTCATCTGTATTAATATGATCTTTCTTATAAACAATTGCTCTTCCTTTCATAATTTACCTCACAGATATTTCCTTGGGTCTGTTATTTTTCCTTCAATTGCACTTGCTGCCACTGTTGCAGGGCTAGCAAGAAATACCTCTGACTCAGGACTTCCCATCCTGCCAACGAAATTTCTATTTGTGGAGCTGATACATCTTTCACCAGATGCAAGAACTCCCATATGTCCACCGAGACATGGACCACATGTTGGAGTAGATACTGCTGCCCCTGCCTCCATAAAAGTATAAAGCAAACCTTCCCTATCCGCCTGTTTCCAAACCTCTGTGGTTGCCGGTATTACTATCATTCTCACACCTTTAGCAACCTTTCTACCCTTTAATATGTTCGCAGCAACTCTTAAATCCTCGATTCTACCATTGGTACAACTACCAATAAATGCCTGATCTATTGCTATATCGTCTCTAATTTCAGATACACCTTTTACGTTGCTCGGAAGGTGTGGAAATGCAACTACGGGTTCCATATCAGAGACATCGATTTTAATTACGGAACAATAATTTGCATCTTCATCACTTTCAAAAATTGTATAACCACCTCTTACGCCTTTTTTATCAAGATATTCTTTTGTTTTATTGTCAGCTTTGATGATTCCTGTCTTTCCCCCCGCTTCAATAGCCATATTGCAAATTGTCATTCTACCTTCCATAGACATTTCTTCAATTATATTCCCAGTAAACTCTATCGCTTTATAAGTAGCACCATCAACTCCAAGTATTGAGATGATTTTCAAAACTATATCTTTGGCATAAACACATTCGGGCAACTTCCCTGTCACTTCTATTAAAATTGTCTCAGGTACCTTAAACCATAACTCCCCGGTTGCAAGAGCAGCAGCAAGGTCTGTACTACCAATTCCGGTTGCAAAGGCACCAAAAGCCCCATGGGTTGTTGTATGAGAATCTCCACAAATTATTGTTATTCCAGGCTTGACATATCCCTCTTCTGGTAATAATGCATGACATATACCGTGACGCCCAATTTCATAAAATTTACTTATCCCTTGCTCCTTTGCCCAGGTTCTTATTCTTTTCACCATCTCGGCAGATTTAATATCTTTATTTGGAATAAAATGATCGGGCATTATGACGATTTTGTCTGGATCAAAAACCTTTTTAATTCCGTATTTTTCAAGAATATCAATTGCAGGCGTCGTTGTAACATCATGACACATAATAAGGTCTATTTTGGCATTAACTATTTGGCCTGGAACTACAGTATCCAATTCTGAATGGTACGCAAGAATTTTCTCCACAATTGTTTGTCCCACTTATTAACCTCCTGTAAAATCAAACCTTTCCAAAAGTGTGTATTCTATTCAATCCTTCTACTATTGCCAGTGCAGAGGCTTTTATTATATCCTCATCAACTCCAAAAGCTGAGAAAACGTTGCCTTCTTTGTCTCTTAATCTGACTCTTACTTTTGCAAGGGCATTTGTACCGCCAGTGACAGATTTTAACCCATAATCTTCGAGTTTAATATCAGAGCCAAGCACAGATAAAATAGCATTGCTTAAAGCATCAACAGGACCTACACCAATAGCTGAGCCAATCTTTTCCTCATTGTTTATCTCTAACTTTACGGATGCTGTAGGCGTTACACCGCTACCAGAAACAACATTAAATTCTTTAAGCCTTATTTTAACCTCCTTTTCGGAGAGCCTTCCTATTACATCATTAGCTATTGCCAGAAGGTCTTCTTTTTCTAAAGATTTTTGCTTATCTGCGAGGTCTTTTATATGCTTTGTAATGGTATCAAGTTGCTCATCAGATACGATGTAACCTTCCTGTTCCAGAATCAATTTTATAGCATGACGTCCGCTATGCTTCCCTATTACAAATGTCTCACCTTTCCATCCAATATCTTCTGGTTTCATTATTTCATAGGTTTCTTTATCACTAATTACACCATGCTGATGTATTCCAGATTCGTGCGCGAAAGCATTTATACCAACAATGGCTTTATTTCTCTGAATTTCTATACCAGTTAGTTCCGAAACCATTCTGCTTGTACGATAAATCTCCTTTGTGTTTATATTGACTTCTTTTTTAAAATAATCTTTTCTTGTAACAAGATTCATAACAACTTCTTCCAGAGCAGCATTACCTGCTCTTTCTCCAATACCATTCACACAGCATTCTATCTGTCTTACCCCCATTTCAACTGCTATAAGTGAATTACTTACAGCATTTCCAAGATCATTATGACAATGAACACTTATGATAACTCTATCCAATTCCTCAACATTATTAAAAAGATACTTTATTCTATCTGCAAACTCTCTTGGTATAGCGTAACCAACGGTATCTGGTATATTTATAACAGAGGCCCCAGCTTTTATTGCTTCTCTAACCACTCTTACCATAAAATCGTAATCTGTCCTTGTTGCATCTTCAAGTGAGAACTCAACATCACTACAATATTTTTTTGCTCTTCTAATAGCTTCAATTGCCATTTCAACCACTTCATCAGGTTTTTTCTTTAACTTCTTCTCCATATGGATGTTAGAGGTTGCAATAAATGTATGAATACGGGGGTATTTTGCTTCTTTCACAGCTTCCCAGCATACATCTATATCCTTAGGTAATGCTCTTGAAAGCCCACAAACTATGGAATTTTTTATATTTTTCGCAATGAGCTTAACTGCCTTAAAATCTCCCTCTGAGGATATTGGAAAACCAGCCTCAATAATATCAACGCCAAGTCGTTCCAACTGCTTTGCTATTATCAACTTCTCATCAATAGTTAGCGATGCTCCAGGGCTTTGTTCACCATCTCTTAAAGTTGTATCAAAAATATATATTTTATTTTCGCTCATTTTTTTCCTCCCTAGGGAAACTACTCTATCTTCTTTTTCATTAAATAAAACTTCACACTATCGATTATAGCTTCCCAGCTTGCCTCTATTATATTCTCAGAAACACCAACAGTCCTTATGTTTCCTATATCTGATGTAGATTCTATAAGTACCCTAACCTTTGCTCCCGTTCCTCCAGATCCATTAAGAACCCTAACTTTATAATCAGTTAATTTTAAATTTTTCAATTCAGGATAAAAATTAATTAAAGCCTTTCTTAGCGCTTTATCAAGAGCATTTACAGGACCATTTCCTTCACTTGCTGAATGTTCTTTTTCATTATTAACTATTAAACGAATTGTAGCTTCTGATCTCGGGTCCTCATTTCTTTCCTTTTCAACAAGCACTCTAAATCCCTCAAGTTCAAAATATTCTTTATAAGTTCCTAAAACTTCGTTTACAAGAAGTTCGAAAGAGCCTTCTGCCGATTCAAATTGATATCCTACGTGTTCTAACTCTTTCAACTTATTTACAATCAATGGAATCTTATCTTCATTTCCTTTTAGATCAATATTCAATTCTTCTACTTTGTACTGAATATTACTACGGCCTGAAAGATCAGACACAAGTACTCTTCTCTTGTTCCCCACAAGCTCTGGATCTATATGCTCATATGTTCGAACGCTTTTCAACACAGCGCTAACGTGGACTCCTCCTTTGTGGGCAAATGCACTCTGTCCAACGAAGGGCATGTTGAATTGGTGAGATAGATTTGCCACCTCAGATATGAACCATGATATATGTGTTAGTTTTTTCAGGTTTTCATCTGGTATACACTTGTATCCCAGTTTAATTTGGAGGTTAGGTATTATTGAACATAAATTCGCATTACCACACCTTTCTCCATATCCATTTATTGTTCCCTGAACGTGCACACATCCATTTTGTACTGCTATTATACTATTTGCTACTCCCAGCTCTGAATCATTATGTGCGTGTATACCAAGTGGTTTAGTGGTATAATTCTTGGTCTTAGTAATGATTTCAGCAACTTCATGAGGCAGACTTCCACCATTTGTATCACAAAGAACAATACAATCGGCTCCAGCTTCTTCGGCAACTTTTATTACTCTTAGTGCATAATCCTCTGAGTCTTTAAAACCATCAAAGTAGTGTTCAGCATCAAAAATTACCTCTTTATCTTTATCTTTCAGATATTTTATGGAATCATAAACCAATTCCAGGTTCTGTTCTGGGGTTATATTTAAAGCCTTCTCGACGTGGAGTATCCAAGACTTTCCAAAAATCGTAACTACAGGAGTATCTGCCTCGACAAGTGCTCGGATATTGGGGTCATCTTCAACTTTAAATTTTGCACGCCTTGTGCTTCCAAATGCTGCAATTTTTGCATTATTAAGCTTTATCTTCTTAACTTCTTTAAAATATAATGCATCCTTAGGATTTGATCCGGGCCATCCACCTTCGATATAATGTACCCCGAATTCATCTAACTTTTTTGTAATTCTTAATTTATCCTGTAAGTTAAATGATATATTTTCACTCTGCGAACCGTCTCTCAATGTTGTATCGTAAATTCTTACTACACCTTCTACCTCTTCTTTTTCACTTTTCATTTCTTTTTCTCCAAATCGATAAATTTTATTTTTTCCCCTTTAGCCAGCTCATCATACCACGCAATTTTTCACCAACTTCTTCAATAAGTAAATTTTTATGTTCATATCTCAATGCATTCATCACAGGTCTTCCAGCCTGGTTTTCAAGTATCCACTCCCTAGCGAAAGTACCATCCTGTACCTCTCTAAGTATCTGACGCATCCTATCTTTAACATCATCATTTATTACTCTTGGACCCCTTGTCATTCCGCCATATTCGGCTGTATCACTAACTGAATAATACATCAATGAAATTCCACCTTCGTAAAACAGATCAACAATTAATTTTAACTCATTCAAACATTCAAAATAAGCTATTTCAGGTTGATAACCTGCTTCAACAAGTACTTCGAAACCAGCCTTAATCAATTCAGTAACTCCACCACAAAGGACGGTTTGTTCACCAAATAAATCCGTTTCTGTTTCTTCTTTGAATGTTGTTTCAATAATACCTGCTCGCCCCGCACCAATACCGCAGGCATGAGTAATTGCCATATCTTTTGCTTTTCCACTTGCATCCTGATATACAGCAATAAGTGCAGGGACACCTTCACCTTTTTGATAAGTGCGTCTTACAAGGTGCCCTGGTCCTTTTGGAGCAACCATATACACATCAATATCTTTACTTGGAATTATTTGGTTGTAATGAATATTAAATCCATGACTGAAAACAAGTGCTTTCCCCTTTTTCATATGCTTTTCAATACTTGCATAATAAATCTTTTTTTGGACATCATCTGGAACAAGCATTTGAACAATATCAGCCTGTTTTGCAGCTTCTTCAGCAGATACAGGTTTAAAACCATGCTCTACAGCAAGATCGTAATTAGATGTGCCTTCCAATTCGGCAACTATTACATCATAACCGCTATCTCTCAAATTTTGTGCCTGTGCATGGCCCTGGCTACCATAACCAATTACTGCAATTTTTTTACCTTTTAATAGTTCTGGTTTTGCATCTCTGTCATAATAAATTTTTAATGACATCTTTTTCCCTCCTAACAAATCATTTATTCTCTTAATGCAATTTCTCCGCTTCTGATATATTGTTGAATACCAAAAGGCAATAGTAATTCAATAAACCTACTGATTTTACGCGGGGGTCCTGAGAGTTCAATTGTAATCCATGTTTTTGATACATCGAGTATTTTAGCTCTGAATACATCAATAAGCTCGAAAATATCTGTTCTCTTTGAATTTGTTG
This genomic window from Candidatus Neomarinimicrobiota bacterium contains:
- the ilvC gene encoding ketol-acid reductoisomerase, whose product is MSLKIYYDRDAKPELLKGKKIAVIGYGSQGHAQAQNLRDSGYDVIVAELEGTSNYDLAVEHGFKPVSAEEAAKQADIVQMLVPDDVQKKIYYASIEKHMKKGKALVFSHGFNIHYNQIIPSKDIDVYMVAPKGPGHLVRRTYQKGEGVPALIAVYQDASGKAKDMAITHACGIGAGRAGIIETTFKEETETDLFGEQTVLCGGVTELIKAGFEVLVEAGYQPEIAYFECLNELKLIVDLFYEGGISLMYYSVSDTAEYGGMTRGPRVINDDVKDRMRQILREVQDGTFAREWILENQAGRPVMNALRYEHKNLLIEEVGEKLRGMMSWLKGKK
- a CDS encoding 2-isopropylmalate synthase — translated: MSENKIYIFDTTLRDGEQSPGASLTIDEKLIIAKQLERLGVDIIEAGFPISSEGDFKAVKLIAKNIKNSIVCGLSRALPKDIDVCWEAVKEAKYPRIHTFIATSNIHMEKKLKKKPDEVVEMAIEAIRRAKKYCSDVEFSLEDATRTDYDFMVRVVREAIKAGASVINIPDTVGYAIPREFADRIKYLFNNVEELDRVIISVHCHNDLGNAVSNSLIAVEMGVRQIECCVNGIGERAGNAALEEVVMNLVTRKDYFKKEVNINTKEIYRTSRMVSELTGIEIQRNKAIVGINAFAHESGIHQHGVISDKETYEIMKPEDIGWKGETFVIGKHSGRHAIKLILEQEGYIVSDEQLDTITKHIKDLADKQKSLEKEDLLAIANDVIGRLSEKEVKIRLKEFNVVSGSGVTPTASVKLEINNEEKIGSAIGVGPVDALSNAILSVLGSDIKLEDYGLKSVTGGTNALAKVRVRLRDKEGNVFSAFGVDEDIIKASALAIVEGLNRIHTFGKV
- a CDS encoding citramalate synthase, which encodes MKSEKEEVEGVVRIYDTTLRDGSQSENISFNLQDKLRITKKLDEFGVHYIEGGWPGSNPKDALYFKEVKKIKLNNAKIAAFGSTRRAKFKVEDDPNIRALVEADTPVVTIFGKSWILHVEKALNITPEQNLELVYDSIKYLKDKDKEVIFDAEHYFDGFKDSEDYALRVIKVAEEAGADCIVLCDTNGGSLPHEVAEIITKTKNYTTKPLGIHAHNDSELGVANSIIAVQNGCVHVQGTINGYGERCGNANLCSIIPNLQIKLGYKCIPDENLKKLTHISWFISEVANLSHQFNMPFVGQSAFAHKGGVHVSAVLKSVRTYEHIDPELVGNKRRVLVSDLSGRSNIQYKVEELNIDLKGNEDKIPLIVNKLKELEHVGYQFESAEGSFELLVNEVLGTYKEYFELEGFRVLVEKERNEDPRSEATIRLIVNNEKEHSASEGNGPVNALDKALRKALINFYPELKNLKLTDYKVRVLNGSGGTGAKVRVLIESTSDIGNIRTVGVSENIIEASWEAIIDSVKFYLMKKKIE
- a CDS encoding 3-isopropylmalate dehydratase small subunit, translating into MKGRAIVYKKDHINTDEIIPARYLNTDRQEELALHAMEDLDLNFKEKTKWGSILVAGENFGCGSSREHAVWALRGAGIKAIVCESFARIFYRNCINNGFLAIECKNASKYINDGDIIELNLKEGELKIKTTEQVLRFQPLPKFALEIIESGGLMSYISKGGKF
- the leuC gene encoding 3-isopropylmalate dehydratase large subunit — encoded protein: MGQTIVEKILAYHSELDTVVPGQIVNAKIDLIMCHDVTTTPAIDILEKYGIKKVFDPDKIVIMPDHFIPNKDIKSAEMVKRIRTWAKEQGISKFYEIGRHGICHALLPEEGYVKPGITIICGDSHTTTHGAFGAFATGIGSTDLAAALATGELWFKVPETILIEVTGKLPECVYAKDIVLKIISILGVDGATYKAIEFTGNIIEEMSMEGRMTICNMAIEAGGKTGIIKADNKTKEYLDKKGVRGGYTIFESDEDANYCSVIKIDVSDMEPVVAFPHLPSNVKGVSEIRDDIAIDQAFIGSCTNGRIEDLRVAANILKGRKVAKGVRMIVIPATTEVWKQADREGLLYTFMEAGAAVSTPTCGPCLGGHMGVLASGERCISSTNRNFVGRMGSPESEVFLASPATVAASAIEGKITDPRKYL